Proteins encoded within one genomic window of candidate division WOR-3 bacterium:
- a CDS encoding BlaI/MecI/CopY family transcriptional regulator, which yields MKLSKSLKLFLGELQAECLEILWNLGKATCLDILEVFKKIGKNYAYTTILTEMQNLEKKGIVKSEKIGKKNLYFPVISKEEFLKKKTEEILSPLLEEVPHLIAMNFIKKTKLNEKEKRKLIEILNIKE from the coding sequence ATGAAACTTAGTAAATCTTTAAAACTTTTCCTTGGGGAACTCCAGGCTGAATGTCTTGAAATATTGTGGAACTTAGGTAAAGCAACCTGCTTGGATATCCTTGAAGTTTTTAAAAAAATAGGAAAAAATTATGCGTATACAACTATACTTACTGAAATGCAAAACCTTGAAAAAAAAGGAATTGTAAAATCAGAAAAAATTGGTAAAAAAAATTTATACTTCCCAGTAATAAGCAAGGAAGAATTTCTAAAGAAAAAAACAGAAGAAATACTTTCCCCACTACTTGAAGAAGTCCCTCATCTTATAGCTATGAATTTTATCAAAAAAACTAAATTAAATGAAAAGGAAAAAAGAAAATTAATTGAAATATTAAATATAAAAGAATGA
- a CDS encoding metalloregulator ArsR/SmtB family transcription factor: MKNENFPEIYHLQAEFCKTIAQPKRLLILETLSKGPKTIKELSEELGFSPPNISQHVKALYEKGVLEKIRKGNIVYYNLKYKEVLEASQIVREVMMKIYSEKGKVLYQIK, from the coding sequence ATGAAAAACGAAAATTTTCCTGAAATTTATCATTTACAGGCAGAGTTCTGTAAAACAATAGCACAGCCAAAAAGGTTACTCATACTTGAAACCCTTTCAAAAGGTCCGAAGACTATTAAGGAGCTTTCAGAGGAGCTTGGATTTTCTCCGCCGAATATTTCTCAGCATGTTAAGGCGCTTTATGAGAAGGGGGTTTTAGAAAAAATAAGAAAAGGTAATATAGTTTACTATAATTTAAAATATAAAGAGGTTCTTGAAGCATCTCAGATTGTTAGAGAAGTGATGATGAAAATATATTCAGAAAAAGGTAAAGTTCTCTATCAGATAAAATAA
- a CDS encoding zinc ABC transporter substrate-binding protein: protein MLNIFILFFFLLKEEPIRVVVSYPYIASIVKEIGGDILEITILSNGTEDPHHVVPKPSLIGKLRRADILFINGASLEIGFLPPLIEQANNPRINPGSKFLIDLSQKIELIDKPLKVSRAEGDIHPEGNPHYYLSYKNLPKIAEGILEGLISVRPEKREYFENNYKNFIEKYENKKKEWEDVLKKIGSLKLIQYHRMFNYLAKDGNFEIVDEIEPKPGIPPTAKHIEDIVNKVKGQNFIKIVGAVYNDINTIKKLSEKTGIKYVILPHDVNSLSEVKDIFSLFDTIFKKLSE from the coding sequence ATGTTAAATATTTTTATTTTGTTTTTTTTCTTATTAAAAGAAGAGCCAATAAGGGTTGTTGTAAGTTATCCATATATTGCTTCTATTGTTAAGGAAATAGGCGGAGATATCCTTGAGATTACTATTCTTTCCAATGGAACAGAGGATCCCCATCATGTGGTGCCAAAGCCCTCTTTAATTGGGAAATTGAGAAGAGCAGATATTTTATTTATCAATGGAGCCTCCCTTGAAATTGGTTTTTTACCACCTCTAATTGAACAGGCAAATAATCCAAGGATAAATCCGGGAAGTAAATTTTTGATTGATTTATCACAGAAAATTGAATTAATTGATAAACCGTTAAAAGTAAGTAGAGCTGAAGGTGATATTCATCCTGAAGGTAATCCTCATTATTATTTAAGTTATAAAAACCTCCCTAAAATTGCAGAAGGAATTTTGGAAGGGCTTATTTCAGTGAGGCCTGAAAAAAGAGAATATTTTGAAAATAATTATAAAAATTTTATTGAAAAATATGAAAATAAGAAAAAAGAATGGGAAGATGTTTTAAAAAAGATAGGTTCTTTAAAACTTATTCAGTATCACAGAATGTTTAATTATTTGGCTAAAGATGGAAATTTTGAAATAGTTGATGAAATAGAACCTAAGCCTGGAATACCTCCTACAGCAAAGCATATAGAAGACATAGTAAATAAAGTAAAAGGGCAAAATTTTATAAAAATTGTAGGTGCTGTTTACAATGATATAAACACAATAAAGAAACTTTCAGAAAAGACCGGTATTAAGTATGTGATACTTCCTCATGATGTAAATAGTTTAAGTGAGGTAAAGGATATTTTTTCTCTATTTGATACAATTTTTAAAAAACTTTCAGAGTGA
- a CDS encoding cytochrome c3 family protein translates to MRFKTLILFSMGAFLILIACKKKECPLQPSPPSPSELIENSLHGTTAGMAYWYSSQNGGFENISNIPYDNLTCKNCHVESNACNTCHVREGDVPTNSACLNCHGRQKTEILLGYTDVHSSMGFVCAKCHGEEDVHGDGKTYNSMLEGAILIKCYDCHTQIASNTAHNQHLGALDNFEDDELDCSACHVKSVVTCYNCHFESEVNQGQKVAYGRFHSWKFLVKRNGKVHAGNIMSITYQGKAFVALAPFYGHTIYKPNPSTICDECHNNPIVQEYNLNGTMTAVWWNADSLKLKYFKGVIPVPQDWRTSLKFSFVTKDDQGNWIHLKDDADLKQILFAEPLDRLPPQF, encoded by the coding sequence ATGAGGTTTAAAACACTTATCCTCTTCAGTATGGGTGCTTTTCTTATATTAATTGCATGTAAAAAAAAGGAATGTCCTCTTCAGCCTTCACCTCCCTCTCCTTCAGAGTTAATTGAAAATTCCCTTCATGGAACAACAGCTGGTATGGCATACTGGTATTCCTCTCAGAATGGTGGTTTTGAAAATATTTCTAATATACCTTATGATAACCTGACCTGTAAAAACTGTCATGTTGAATCCAATGCCTGTAATACATGTCATGTAAGGGAAGGGGATGTTCCTACCAATTCTGCCTGTTTAAATTGTCACGGAAGGCAGAAAACCGAAATTTTGTTGGGTTATACAGATGTCCATAGTTCAATGGGATTTGTATGTGCTAAATGCCATGGAGAGGAAGATGTACATGGTGATGGGAAAACTTATAATTCTATGCTTGAAGGAGCAATTCTTATAAAGTGCTACGATTGTCACACACAGATCGCTTCAAATACAGCACACAATCAGCATCTTGGAGCCCTTGACAATTTTGAAGACGATGAACTTGATTGTTCAGCCTGTCATGTAAAAAGTGTTGTTACATGTTATAACTGTCATTTTGAATCTGAGGTAAATCAGGGACAGAAAGTTGCATATGGTAGATTCCATAGCTGGAAATTTCTTGTAAAAAGAAATGGTAAAGTCCATGCTGGTAATATTATGTCAATAACTTATCAGGGTAAAGCATTTGTTGCACTTGCTCCTTTTTATGGACACACTATATATAAACCTAACCCATCTACAATATGTGATGAATGCCATAATAATCCAATTGTTCAGGAATATAACTTAAACGGAACTATGACAGCAGTCTGGTGGAATGCTGATTCTTTAAAACTAAAATATTTTAAAGGTGTTATACCGGTTCCGCAAGATTGGCGAACAAGTTTAAAATTCTCCTTTGTAACAAAAGATGATCAAGGCAATTGGATACATCTTAAAGATGATGCAGATTTGAAACAGATTCTTTTTGCTGAACCGCTTGATAGACTTCCTCCACAGTTTTGA